In Geotalea uraniireducens, one genomic interval encodes:
- a CDS encoding translation initiation factor Sui1 produces MNKRGTGDTPLVWSSELGRVCPGCGKAVAACSCRKGAARPAGDGIVRVRRESKGRGGKTVTVVLGVPLDDAALKTLAGDLKRRCGTGGTVKDGVIEIQGDFAELLVAELGKRGYQAKRAGG; encoded by the coding sequence ATGAACAAACGGGGCACGGGCGATACCCCGCTGGTCTGGTCGTCGGAGCTGGGCCGGGTCTGTCCCGGCTGCGGCAAGGCGGTGGCCGCCTGCAGCTGCCGCAAGGGAGCGGCGCGTCCCGCCGGCGACGGCATCGTCCGGGTCCGGCGCGAGAGCAAGGGGCGGGGCGGCAAGACGGTGACGGTGGTCCTCGGGGTGCCGCTGGACGACGCTGCGCTCAAGACACTGGCCGGCGATCTGAAGCGACGCTGCGGCACCGGCGGCACGGTCAAGGACGGGGTTATCGAAATCCAGGGCGATTTCGCCGAACTGCTGGTGGCCGAGCTGGGCAAGCGCGGCTACCAGGCGAAGCGGGCCGGCGGATGA